One Planctomycetota bacterium genomic window carries:
- a CDS encoding NAD(P)-dependent alcohol dehydrogenase, with amino-acid sequence MKTAAMVADAPKGTLHLRDIELGELRPDQVEIAVEHCGICHSDLSMRDNEWGMTAYPFVPGHEVVGRVAAVGSQVKTVRPGQRVGLGWFAQSCMHCRQCMTGNHNLCPTGEQTIVGRMGGFASRVRCGAEWAIAIPEGLDAASAGPLFCGGITVFNPIVQFGVKPTDRVGVVGIGGLGHLALQFLNKWGCEVVAFTSTGAKQKEAMDLGAHRAVDSRSDADLAANKGTIDFLLVTANVTLNWQAYLDVLAPRGRMHMVGAVLEPIPVPAFALIAGQKQISGTPLGSPATTAQMLEFAARHKVRVVNERFKMRDANKAFEHLHAGKARYRLILDNDLG; translated from the coding sequence ATGAAGACCGCCGCGATGGTTGCCGACGCGCCCAAGGGAACGCTGCATCTGCGGGACATCGAGCTGGGCGAGCTGCGCCCCGACCAGGTCGAGATCGCCGTCGAGCACTGCGGCATCTGCCACAGCGACCTGTCGATGCGCGACAACGAGTGGGGGATGACGGCGTACCCGTTCGTGCCCGGGCACGAGGTCGTCGGGCGCGTGGCGGCGGTGGGGAGCCAGGTGAAGACCGTCAGGCCCGGCCAGCGCGTCGGGCTCGGGTGGTTCGCGCAGAGCTGCATGCACTGCCGCCAGTGCATGACGGGCAATCACAACCTGTGCCCGACCGGCGAGCAGACGATCGTCGGGCGGATGGGCGGGTTCGCCTCGCGCGTGCGCTGCGGCGCGGAGTGGGCGATCGCGATTCCCGAGGGGCTGGACGCGGCGAGCGCCGGCCCGCTGTTCTGCGGCGGGATCACGGTCTTCAACCCCATCGTGCAGTTCGGCGTGAAGCCGACCGACCGGGTGGGCGTCGTCGGCATCGGCGGGCTCGGGCACCTCGCGCTGCAGTTCCTCAACAAGTGGGGGTGCGAGGTCGTCGCGTTCACCTCGACGGGCGCCAAGCAGAAGGAAGCGATGGACCTGGGCGCGCACCGCGCGGTCGACTCGCGCTCCGACGCGGACCTGGCCGCCAACAAGGGCACCATCGATTTCCTGCTCGTGACGGCGAACGTCACGCTCAACTGGCAGGCGTACCTCGACGTGCTCGCCCCGCGCGGACGCATGCACATGGTCGGGGCGGTGCTGGAGCCCATCCCCGTGCCCGCGTTCGCGCTCATCGCCGGGCAGAAGCAGATCAGCGGCACGCCCCTGGGCAGCCCCGCGACCACCGCGCAGATGCTCGAGTTCGCCGCCCGCCACAAGGTGCGCGTCGTGAACGAACGATTCAAGATGCGCGACGCGAACAAGGCGTTCGAGCACCTGCACGCCGGCAAGGCGCGCTACCGCCTGATCCTCGACAACGACCTGGGCTGA
- a CDS encoding cystathionine gamma-synthase, with the protein MPHEPAGTHRFGTTCIHAGQAPDPTTGAIMTPVYMTSTYVQSSPGVVKDDYDYARSKNPTRAALEANLAALEGAAHAFTFSSGLAAMDCVLHQFRQGDHVVLSDDVYGGTFRQLDKVFRHHGFETTRVDMTNADQFRHALRPQTRLVWLETPSNPMLKVIDIAGLRRIVDEWAKQSSAAGGVRATALGPLGTPLDTPVLLVDNTFASPYLQNPLAHGAHVVMHSCTKYIGGHSDLVAGALCTSDPILAARLKFTQNAVGAVPGAMDCFLMLRSTKTLHVRMQRHCENAMAIARWLAAHPRVEHVIYPGLENHPQHALAKRQMRAFGGMISCVVKGGLDASRRMLERVHLFSLAESLGGVESLIEHPAIMTHASIPADARQALGIADGLVRLSVGIEDADDLIADLDRALA; encoded by the coding sequence ATGCCCCACGAACCCGCCGGCACGCACCGCTTCGGCACGACCTGCATCCACGCGGGCCAGGCCCCGGACCCCACCACCGGCGCGATCATGACGCCCGTGTACATGACGTCCACTTACGTCCAGTCCTCGCCGGGCGTGGTGAAGGACGACTACGACTACGCGCGCTCCAAGAACCCCACCCGGGCCGCCCTCGAAGCCAACCTCGCGGCGTTGGAAGGCGCCGCGCACGCGTTCACGTTCTCCAGCGGGCTCGCCGCCATGGACTGCGTGCTGCACCAGTTCCGCCAGGGCGACCACGTCGTGCTCTCCGACGACGTCTACGGCGGCACGTTCCGCCAGCTCGACAAGGTCTTCCGCCACCACGGGTTCGAGACCACCCGCGTCGACATGACCAACGCCGATCAGTTCCGCCACGCCCTGCGCCCCCAGACGCGCCTGGTGTGGCTCGAAACCCCCAGCAACCCGATGCTCAAGGTCATCGACATCGCGGGCCTGCGCCGGATCGTCGACGAGTGGGCGAAGCAGTCGTCCGCCGCGGGGGGCGTGCGCGCCACCGCGCTGGGGCCGCTGGGCACGCCGCTGGACACGCCCGTCCTGCTCGTCGACAACACCTTCGCGTCGCCCTACCTGCAGAACCCGCTGGCGCACGGGGCCCACGTCGTGATGCACTCGTGCACGAAGTACATCGGCGGGCACAGCGACCTCGTCGCCGGGGCGCTGTGCACGAGCGACCCGATCCTGGCGGCGCGCCTCAAGTTCACGCAGAACGCCGTCGGCGCCGTGCCGGGCGCGATGGATTGCTTCCTCATGCTCCGCAGCACCAAGACGCTGCACGTGCGCATGCAGCGCCACTGCGAGAACGCGATGGCGATCGCCCGCTGGCTGGCGGCCCACCCGCGCGTCGAGCACGTCATCTACCCGGGGCTCGAGAACCACCCGCAGCACGCGCTCGCCAAGCGCCAGATGCGGGCGTTCGGCGGGATGATCTCGTGCGTCGTCAAGGGCGGGCTCGACGCTTCGCGCCGCATGCTCGAACGCGTCCACCTGTTCTCGCTCGCCGAGTCGCTGGGCGGGGTCGAGAGCCTCATCGAGCACCCCGCCATCATGACCCACGCCAGCATCCCCGCCGACGCGCGCCAGGCCCTGGGAATCGCCGACGGGCTCGTGCGCCTCTCGGTGGGCATCGAGGACGCCGACGACCTCATCGCCGATCTCGACCGCGCGCTCGCGTAG
- a CDS encoding HIT family protein yields MTCPLCERPTRDESFRIATLDRCEVVLGENQGCRGWCVLVLREHVEHLDELSLDAQREVFGEVARVARAIRVVFAGAGAGGGPPRINYECLGNQVAHVHWHVIPRHADDPDPRSPVWGWDAARLRGDMDDAARAALALRLRVALAGV; encoded by the coding sequence ATGACCTGCCCCCTCTGCGAGCGGCCGACGCGCGACGAGTCTTTCCGCATTGCGACGCTGGATCGCTGCGAGGTGGTGCTGGGCGAGAACCAGGGATGCCGCGGCTGGTGCGTGCTGGTGCTGCGCGAGCATGTCGAGCACCTGGACGAACTCTCGCTCGATGCGCAGCGCGAGGTCTTCGGCGAGGTGGCGCGCGTCGCGCGGGCGATCCGCGTCGTGTTCGCGGGCGCTGGTGCGGGGGGCGGCCCGCCCCGGATCAACTACGAGTGCCTCGGCAACCAGGTGGCGCACGTGCACTGGCACGTGATCCCGCGCCACGCGGACGACCCCGACCCGCGCAGCCCGGTGTGGGGGTGGGACGCGGCGCGGCTGCGGGGCGACATGGACGACGCGGCCCGGGCGGCGCTGGCGCTGCGCCTGCGCGTGGCGCTGGCGGGCGTGTAG
- a CDS encoding MBL fold metallo-hydrolase, protein MDVRVVSIGAMAAHPLRGERAPARTGHATTTLISRGDRRILIDPGLPAPALVARLGERAGIGPSDITDVFLTSFHPDARRGLEAFADAAWWISGQERESVGVALASRLRQMASGEGVEGAGERDEGVMEFLRREVALLQRCKAPDDETLGERLSLFPLPGVTHGMCGLLVEGERHATLVCGDAVPTIEHLEMGKVPSPAADVDAARASFEEAIEVADLLIPGRDNIVVNPTKRPF, encoded by the coding sequence ATGGACGTGCGGGTCGTGAGCATCGGCGCGATGGCGGCCCACCCGCTGCGGGGCGAGCGGGCGCCCGCGCGCACCGGGCACGCCACCACGACGCTCATCTCCCGGGGCGACCGGCGCATCCTGATCGACCCCGGGCTGCCCGCCCCGGCCCTGGTGGCGCGCCTGGGCGAACGCGCGGGCATCGGCCCCTCCGACATCACCGACGTCTTCCTCACCAGTTTTCACCCCGATGCGCGGCGGGGGCTCGAGGCCTTCGCCGACGCGGCGTGGTGGATCTCGGGCCAGGAGCGCGAGAGCGTCGGCGTCGCCCTCGCGTCGCGCCTGCGCCAGATGGCCTCGGGCGAGGGCGTCGAGGGCGCGGGCGAGCGTGACGAGGGCGTGATGGAGTTTCTGCGGCGTGAGGTCGCGCTCCTGCAGCGCTGCAAGGCGCCCGACGACGAGACACTCGGCGAGCGACTGTCGCTGTTCCCGCTCCCGGGCGTGACGCACGGCATGTGCGGGTTGCTCGTCGAGGGCGAGCGCCACGCGACGCTCGTGTGCGGCGACGCCGTGCCGACGATCGAGCACCTCGAGATGGGCAAGGTGCCCTCGCCGGCGGCGGACGTGGACGCGGCCCGGGCGAGCTTCGAGGAAGCCATCGAGGTCGCGGACCTGCTGATCCCCGGACGGGACAACATCGTGGTGAACCCCACGAAGAGGCCGTTCTGA
- the coaD gene encoding pantetheine-phosphate adenylyltransferase — translation MTRHLALYPGSFDPVTFGHLDVVARGRRLFDEIVVGVGRNPGKDPLFSLEERVGMVEGLVRDLLASEPAGAPVQVRPFGGLTVDFAREIGATALLRGVRNLSDLQYEVQQAVTNREVAGLETVFIVAGQSFAYTSSSLIRQIAAMGEDLEKSLSSMCPRSVVEALKHKKAARHPGLERLRGGVVSDG, via the coding sequence ATGACCAGGCACCTCGCCCTCTACCCGGGGTCGTTTGATCCCGTCACGTTCGGCCATCTCGACGTGGTGGCGCGCGGACGCCGCCTCTTCGACGAGATCGTCGTGGGCGTCGGGCGCAACCCGGGCAAGGACCCGCTGTTCAGCCTTGAAGAGCGCGTCGGCATGGTCGAGGGACTGGTGCGCGATCTGCTGGCCAGCGAGCCCGCGGGCGCCCCCGTGCAGGTGCGTCCCTTCGGCGGGCTGACGGTGGACTTTGCCCGCGAGATCGGCGCGACGGCGTTGCTGCGGGGCGTGCGGAACCTCAGCGACCTGCAGTACGAGGTGCAGCAGGCGGTGACGAACCGGGAGGTCGCGGGGCTGGAGACGGTGTTCATCGTCGCCGGGCAGAGCTTCGCGTACACGTCGTCGAGCCTGATCCGCCAGATCGCGGCGATGGGCGAGGACCTCGAGAAGTCGCTGTCGTCGATGTGCCCGCGGTCGGTGGTCGAGGCGCTCAAGCACAAGAAGGCCGCCCGACACCCGGGGCTCGAACGCCTCCGCGGGGGCGTGGTCTCCGACGGCTGA